CAAGAGGCAGAATTTCTGCAATAATCGAACTATACGTTAGCCCTTCATCAAGCAAATGTTTCAAGAGTTTAGGCGCATCATCTTGCGATACCGCGATCAAAAGTCCGCCCGAAGTTTGGGCATCATACAAGATGATCTCATCTTTGTGAGGCACTTTGGCATGTACTTTGGAGCTTAAATAACTTTTGTTATTGTACGCACCTGCGGGAATAATGCCCATATCGGCTAGTGCTCTGGCTTCGTCTAAAATGGGAATATTTCGCATCTCAAACGCGATGGTCACTTGATTGAAACTCATCTCTGAAGCATGTCCAAAAAGTCCAAAACCCGTCACATCGGTACATGCACTTACATCGTACTTTCTCATTATTTGTGAGGCTTTGTGATTCAGAGTTGCCAAGATAGCCGCTACTTTTTCAATCACAGAATTTTCCAGCATATCTGCTTTAATCGCCGTCGTTAAAATGCCCATTCCAAGAGGCTTGGTCAAAATCAGCACATCACCAATACGCGGTGTGTTGTTGCGGTAAATTTTCTTAGGATGCACAAAGCCTGTCACACTCATGCCATAGGTCATCTCAGGGGCTTCGATGGTATGCCCACCGATGATGATGCCACCGCACTCTACAACCTTGCTTTGTCCACCGGCTAGGATCTCTCTGAGAACAAAGCGCGGTTGATGACAACCATCAAATCCT
Above is a genomic segment from Sulfurospirillum halorespirans DSM 13726 containing:
- the selD gene encoding selenide, water dikinase SelD, producing the protein MNNEAKLTKYVKAAGCAAKLGPGDLTEALGGLSCAHENVLVGMDTSDDASVYYLDEERALVQTVDIITPVVDDPFVYGQIAAANSLSDVFAMGGEVATAMNIVGFDGCHQPRFVLREILAGGQSKVVECGGIIIGGHTIEAPEMTYGMSVTGFVHPKKIYRNNTPRIGDVLILTKPLGMGILTTAIKADMLENSVIEKVAAILATLNHKASQIMRKYDVSACTDVTGFGLFGHASEMSFNQVTIAFEMRNIPILDEARALADMGIIPAGAYNNKSYLSSKVHAKVPHKDEIILYDAQTSGGLLIAVSQDDAPKLLKHLLDEGLTYSSIIAEILPLGEKTLLYM